The following proteins come from a genomic window of Miscanthus floridulus cultivar M001 chromosome 2, ASM1932011v1, whole genome shotgun sequence:
- the LOC136534759 gene encoding actin-depolymerizing factor 5, with protein sequence MAMAYKMATEGMDVKEECQRWFMEMKWKKVHRFVVFKIDERSRAVLVDKVGGPGEGYEELVAALPGDDCRYAVFDFDFVTVDNCQKSKIFFIAWSPAASRIRAKILYATSKQGLRRLLDGVHYEVQATDPSEMGFDVIRGRAQ encoded by the exons ATGGCGATGGCTTACAAGATG GCGACGGAGGGGATGGACGTGAAGGAGGAGTGCCAGCGCTGGTTCATGGAGATGAAGTGGAAGAAGGTGCACCGCTTCGTGGTGTTCAAGATCGACGAACGGTCGCGCGCTGTGCTGGTGGACAAGGTGGGCGGCCCCGGGGAGGGGTACGAGGAGCTCGTGGCCGCGCTGCCCGGCGACGACTGCCGCTACGCCGTCTTCGACTTCGACTTCGTCACCGTCGACAACTGCCAGAAGAGCAAGATCTTCTTCATCGCCTG GTCACCGGCGGCGTCGAGGATAAGGGCCAAGATCCTGTACGCGACGTCGAAGCAAGGCCTGCGGCGGCTGCTGGACGGGGTCCACTACGAGGTGCAGGCCACCGACCCCTCCGAGATGGGCTTCGACGTCATCAGAGGCCGCGCGCAATGA